Proteins encoded in a region of the Apilactobacillus apisilvae genome:
- a CDS encoding heavy metal-binding domain-containing protein: MLISTTENIGKNYEVLGEVFGVTTQSRNIGSNISASLKNLVGGEIKGYTQMLHNSREESIGRMKKEAENKGADAIVMMRFDSGSIGSDMQSVVAYGTAVKFNQ, translated from the coding sequence ATGTTAATTTCAACTACTGAAAATATTGGAAAAAATTACGAAGTATTGGGTGAAGTGTTTGGTGTTACTACTCAATCTAGAAATATTGGTAGTAATATTTCTGCAAGCTTAAAAAATCTTGTTGGTGGAGAAATTAAAGGTTATACGCAAATGCTCCATAATTCCAGAGAAGAATCAATTGGAAGAATGAAAAAGGAAGCCGAAAATAAAGGTGCCGATGCAATCGTTATGATGAGATTTGATTCTGGCTCGATTGGTAGTGATATGCAGTCAGTTGTAGCTTATGGCACTGCGGTTAAGTTTAATCAGTAA
- a CDS encoding aminotransferase-like domain-containing protein — translation MDFKFSDRVPSLDNDVVGEILKVAGDPKIISFAGGLPAPELFPVEEMKKAADEVFEKDGQNALQYTASIGNPKLRQLVTDRMQNHKHIDCNVDNVCITTGSEQSIDLIAKMMINPGDVVLVEKPTYLCALDVFRSYGAKIVGVDMDDDGMKMDSLEQALKQNPDTKLIYTIPNFQNPTGRTMPADRRQKCAELASKYNVMVMEDDPYGEIRYSGEPVDPIKHFDKDGHVIFMSTFSKILAPGMRLGWIVADKKFVDAFVLMKQSADLHSDNLSQYIVARFMEENDLDAHIQKIRDVYYRRSSMMLKEIDEQFPEGVKHSNPEGGMFIWVEVPGNINTMELFKNCVEHNVAFVPGEPFYPDKVIPGTFRVNFSNMQENQIHEGIHRMAVAISEMLNK, via the coding sequence ATGGACTTTAAATTTTCAGATCGTGTACCAAGCCTTGATAATGATGTGGTAGGTGAAATTTTAAAAGTAGCTGGGGATCCTAAAATTATTTCATTTGCCGGTGGATTACCAGCGCCTGAATTATTTCCAGTTGAAGAAATGAAAAAGGCAGCAGACGAAGTTTTTGAAAAAGATGGTCAAAATGCACTTCAATATACAGCCTCAATTGGTAATCCAAAGTTAAGACAGTTAGTTACTGATCGAATGCAAAATCATAAACATATTGATTGTAATGTTGATAATGTATGTATCACAACTGGTTCTGAGCAATCAATTGATTTAATCGCTAAGATGATGATTAATCCTGGCGATGTAGTTTTAGTCGAAAAACCTACATACTTATGTGCATTGGATGTATTTAGAAGTTATGGAGCTAAAATTGTTGGTGTGGATATGGATGATGATGGAATGAAGATGGATTCTTTAGAACAAGCATTAAAACAAAATCCAGATACTAAATTAATTTATACAATTCCCAACTTTCAAAATCCAACTGGACGTACAATGCCAGCAGATCGTAGACAAAAGTGTGCTGAATTAGCTAGCAAATATAATGTTATGGTGATGGAAGATGATCCATACGGTGAAATCCGTTATTCTGGTGAACCAGTTGATCCAATTAAACATTTTGATAAAGATGGTCATGTAATTTTTATGAGTACATTTTCAAAAATTTTGGCACCTGGTATGCGTTTGGGATGGATTGTTGCTGATAAAAAATTTGTGGACGCTTTTGTTTTAATGAAACAATCAGCTGATTTGCATTCTGACAATTTATCACAATATATCGTTGCTCGATTTATGGAAGAAAATGACTTAGATGCTCATATTCAAAAAATTCGTGATGTTTATTATCGTCGTTCATCAATGATGTTAAAAGAAATTGATGAACAATTTCCAGAAGGGGTTAAACATAGTAATCCAGAAGGTGGAATGTTTATCTGGGTTGAAGTTCCAGGTAATATCAATACGATGGAACTATTTAAAAATTGTGTTGAACACAATGTAGCTTTTGTACCTGGTGAACCATTTTATCCAGATAAAGTAATTCCAGGAACGTTTAGAGTTAACTTCTCTAATATGCAAGAAAATCAAATTCATGAGGGTATTCATAGAATGGCAGTTGCTATCTCTGAGATGCTTAATAAATAA
- the asnS gene encoding asparagine--tRNA ligase yields the protein MQQLSVIDLYDKDIEDKSTVALEGSVKTIRGSKNISFIELNDGSCFRSAQVILKKDNPNFEEISKLPIASTITVEGEFVKTPDAQQPFEIHGQKVELVGHSNADYPLQKKKQTFEYLRTIAHLRPRTNTFYSVFRIRSLAAFAVHEYLQHNDFVYVNTPIITSSDAEGAGAMFRATTLDMNNLPKDEDGKVDNSKDFFKTVTNLTVSGQLQEEAFTMAFKNVYTFGPTFRAENSHTPRHASEFWMIEPDMAYTRLPGMMDCAEGLLKYVINYLLEHAKDELDFLDQNVEPGLLDKLRGTAGEEFARVTYTDAIKMLQESGEQFEIPVKWGMDLKSEHERYLCEEIYKRPTFLTDYPRDIKAFYMRDNDDGKTVAASDCLVPGIGEIVGGSEREEREDILDKKIHEFGLKPEEYAWYAELRKYGEIKHSGFGIGFERLVMYLTGMENIRDVIPYPREPGNAPF from the coding sequence ATGCAACAACTAAGTGTTATCGATTTATACGATAAAGATATTGAAGATAAATCTACTGTTGCTCTTGAAGGATCAGTAAAAACTATTCGTGGTTCTAAAAACATTAGCTTTATTGAATTAAATGATGGTTCATGTTTTAGAAGTGCACAAGTTATCTTAAAAAAAGATAACCCTAATTTTGAAGAAATTAGCAAATTACCAATTGCATCTACAATTACTGTAGAAGGAGAATTTGTTAAAACTCCTGATGCACAACAACCATTTGAAATTCATGGTCAAAAAGTAGAGTTAGTTGGTCATTCAAACGCTGATTATCCATTACAAAAGAAAAAACAAACTTTTGAATATTTAAGAACAATTGCTCATTTACGTCCAAGAACTAATACATTCTACTCAGTATTTCGTATTCGTTCATTAGCAGCTTTTGCTGTTCACGAATATCTACAACACAATGACTTTGTATACGTTAATACCCCTATCATTACAAGTAGTGATGCTGAAGGTGCTGGAGCTATGTTCCGCGCAACTACTTTGGATATGAATAACTTACCAAAAGACGAAGATGGCAAAGTAGACAACTCTAAAGATTTCTTCAAAACAGTTACTAACCTAACAGTTAGTGGTCAACTACAAGAAGAAGCTTTCACAATGGCATTCAAAAATGTTTACACATTTGGACCTACATTTAGAGCTGAAAATTCACATACTCCTCGTCATGCTTCTGAATTTTGGATGATTGAACCAGATATGGCTTATACCAGATTACCAGGTATGATGGATTGTGCTGAAGGTTTACTAAAATATGTTATTAACTATCTTTTAGAACATGCTAAAGATGAACTTGATTTCTTGGACCAAAACGTTGAACCAGGTCTACTTGATAAACTAAGAGGTACCGCTGGTGAAGAATTTGCTCGTGTAACTTATACTGATGCAATCAAGATGTTACAAGAATCAGGTGAACAATTTGAAATTCCGGTTAAATGGGGCATGGATCTAAAATCTGAACATGAACGTTACTTATGTGAAGAAATTTATAAACGTCCAACCTTCTTAACAGATTATCCTCGTGATATTAAAGCATTCTACATGCGTGATAACGATGATGGTAAAACTGTTGCTGCTTCTGATTGTTTAGTACCAGGAATTGGTGAAATCGTTGGTGGTAGTGAACGTGAAGAACGTGAAGATATTTTGGACAAAAAGATTCACGAATTTGGATTAAAACCAGAAGAATATGCTTGGTACGCTGAATTAAGAAAATACGGTGAAATCAAACATTCTGGTTTCGGAATTGGATTTGAAAGACTAGTTATGTACTTAACTGGAATGGAAAACATTAGAGACGTTATTCCTTATCCACGTGAACCAGGAAATGCACCATTCTAA
- a CDS encoding MDR family MFS transporter: MIELENITTSVRNKMMSVILFGSFMALLAETLFNNALTGIMHSFDINQSTVQWLSTGYLLVVGLMIPMSSWVFNNFKTKNSYLFMIFTFLIGSLIGWFAPNFSVLLVGRLIQAIAAGLLMPFIQNIILMLFPPEKRGLALGITGLVIALGPTVGPTLSGIILEYFGWRDLFALLATISVIVIILGIFFTKNINTVKKSKLDILSLLMSILGFGGLLYAFSEIGNTGTFNLSVVITGIIGIVSILVFIYRQSHLEKPLININIFKNHVFNLTTLISTLSNIAMVGIELIMPLYLQNTRTVSALETGLVMMPGAILMGIFNPLSGAIYDKIGVRKISIIGFSFILVGTIPMLWFGANSNLIEIICSYSIRMIGVALVMMNSFTDGINSLDSKYTTDGNAASSTIRQVGGSLGTVLSMTFVTLGFNSVITSSGNKVIAFSNGYHFGFILMFVVAILGLLLSFLLPKINKD; this comes from the coding sequence GTGATTGAATTGGAAAATATAACAACTAGCGTCCGTAATAAAATGATGTCAGTAATTTTATTCGGATCATTTATGGCATTATTAGCTGAAACATTATTTAATAATGCACTTACTGGGATTATGCATTCATTTGATATAAATCAGTCAACTGTTCAATGGTTAAGTACCGGGTATTTATTAGTTGTTGGACTTATGATTCCAATGTCTTCTTGGGTCTTTAATAATTTTAAGACGAAGAATAGTTATCTTTTTATGATATTTACTTTCTTAATTGGTTCACTTATCGGATGGTTTGCTCCAAATTTTTCAGTCTTATTAGTAGGGAGATTAATTCAAGCAATTGCTGCTGGATTGCTAATGCCATTTATTCAAAACATTATTCTTATGCTTTTTCCACCAGAAAAGCGTGGACTAGCATTGGGAATTACAGGTTTAGTTATTGCTTTAGGACCAACGGTTGGGCCAACATTATCAGGAATAATTCTTGAATATTTTGGTTGGCGAGACTTATTTGCTTTATTAGCTACTATTTCTGTAATTGTTATAATTTTAGGAATTTTCTTTACTAAAAATATTAATACTGTTAAAAAATCTAAATTAGATATATTATCATTGCTAATGTCCATTTTAGGATTTGGTGGTCTTTTATATGCATTTTCTGAGATTGGTAATACCGGAACATTTAATTTATCGGTCGTTATAACAGGAATAATTGGTATTGTAAGTATTTTAGTATTTATTTACCGTCAAAGTCATCTAGAAAAGCCACTAATTAATATTAATATTTTTAAGAATCATGTTTTTAATTTAACTACTTTAATAAGTACTTTAAGTAATATAGCAATGGTTGGAATAGAATTAATTATGCCATTATACCTGCAAAATACTAGAACAGTATCAGCACTTGAAACGGGACTAGTAATGATGCCAGGTGCTATTTTAATGGGAATTTTTAATCCATTATCAGGTGCAATTTACGATAAAATTGGTGTTAGAAAAATATCCATTATTGGATTCTCTTTTATTTTAGTTGGAACAATTCCAATGTTATGGTTTGGAGCTAACTCTAATTTGATCGAAATCATTTGTAGTTACTCAATCAGAATGATAGGTGTGGCATTAGTCATGATGAATTCATTTACAGACGGAATTAATTCCTTAGATAGTAAATACACGACTGATGGGAATGCTGCTTCATCTACAATTCGACAAGTAGGTGGTTCTTTAGGGACGGTTTTGTCAATGACTTTTGTTACTTTAGGATTTAATAGTGTTATAACATCTTCTGGTAATAAAGTAATTGCCTTTTCTAACGGATATCACTTTGGATTTATATTAATGTTTGTTGTTGCAATCTTAGGCTTATTACTATCATTTTTATTACCTAAAATTAATAAGGACTAG
- a CDS encoding magnesium transporter CorA family protein has protein sequence MKKIHNLLDSTWVELVDANTKEVVSTIEDYKLPNILKGYMLDTHEHSRFEYDSVKKYSVLITRALTSGQDENVETSPVISAFTDGVIITKSDSRYRVKQQSNCTKFDVIFSILERINKPYMNKLDQVNEDVENLQKLRKSVHNKQLNEIAILKNDLVYLKSSTAANIMAINQLQKSSDNFVVPITFNNHQDQHIDDVTVEYSECKYMFDVNYEIVSQIEDTYSNIINNNLNETTKILTIWSLILAIPPIISGFYGMNVVLPFANSKWSWIFTVVITLAIIYWMIRYLRRHHDL, from the coding sequence TTGAAAAAGATACATAATTTATTAGATTCAACTTGGGTAGAATTAGTAGATGCTAACACTAAAGAGGTGGTTTCAACTATTGAGGATTATAAATTACCTAACATATTAAAGGGGTATATGTTAGACACCCATGAACATTCACGATTTGAATATGACTCTGTCAAAAAATATTCAGTTTTAATTACTAGAGCACTTACTAGTGGTCAAGACGAAAATGTTGAAACCTCACCGGTCATTTCTGCTTTTACCGATGGAGTTATTATTACTAAAAGTGATTCCAGATATCGAGTTAAACAACAAAGTAATTGTACTAAATTTGATGTTATTTTTAGTATTCTTGAAAGAATTAACAAACCATACATGAATAAATTAGATCAAGTAAATGAAGATGTAGAAAATCTTCAAAAATTAAGAAAAAGTGTTCATAATAAGCAGTTGAATGAAATTGCTATTTTGAAGAATGATTTGGTATATTTAAAATCTTCTACTGCTGCTAATATCATGGCAATTAATCAGCTACAAAAATCTAGTGACAATTTTGTTGTTCCAATTACCTTTAATAATCATCAGGATCAACATATTGATGATGTAACTGTTGAATATAGTGAATGTAAATACATGTTTGACGTTAATTATGAGATTGTTAGTCAAATTGAAGACACTTACAGTAATATTATTAATAATAACTTGAATGAAACGACGAAAATATTAACAATTTGGTCTTTGATTTTAGCTATTCCACCAATTATTAGTGGATTCTATGGTATGAATGTAGTCTTGCCATTTGCCAATAGTAAATGGTCATGGATATTTACTGTTGTGATAACTTTAGCAATTATTTATTGGATGATTAGATATTTAAGAAGACATCATGACTTATAA
- a CDS encoding MarR family winged helix-turn-helix transcriptional regulator codes for MFSDDNLGIKINIINNLVGNHFQQEIKKLFPELTSSQFAILTYLFDRKDQIVSQDALAAAMHTSHPTMRNIIKRMVAKNLLLIRPLKTDKRKVEVILSKKSKSLILDNKDNINLIINNINKKITNGMDKKDLKQLNFLFSEIINNFS; via the coding sequence TTGTTTTCAGATGATAACTTAGGAATTAAGATCAATATTATTAATAATTTAGTTGGCAATCACTTTCAACAAGAAATTAAAAAGTTGTTCCCTGAACTAACAAGCTCTCAGTTTGCAATTTTAACTTATTTATTTGATCGAAAAGATCAAATTGTTTCACAGGATGCTTTAGCTGCTGCTATGCATACAAGCCATCCAACTATGAGAAACATTATTAAGCGAATGGTTGCAAAAAATTTATTATTAATTCGTCCTTTAAAAACTGATAAACGAAAAGTTGAAGTCATACTTTCAAAAAAATCCAAAAGCCTTATTTTGGATAATAAAGATAATATAAATTTGATAATTAATAATATAAATAAAAAAATAACTAATGGAATGGACAAAAAAGATTTAAAACAATTAAATTTTTTATTTTCCGAAATAATTAATAATTTTTCATAG
- a CDS encoding glucose-1-dehydrogenase, whose product MYTDLKGKVAVVTGASKGIGNAVAIRLAEENMKLVFNYNSDEAGAQKAVDEIKKQGGDAVAVQANVAKEEDIQKLVDTAVEHFGTLDLWINNAGMEKEAPTHKLSLDDWNKVINVNLTGTFLGTKAALNYFLDNDKQGNIINMSSVHQQISWPHFADYSASKGGSKLLTETVAKEYADKNIRVNAIAPGAINTPINAKKFADPETYQETADLVPMKRIGKPGEVASAAAWLASDESSYVTGDTIFVDGGMKLYPAFNNGRG is encoded by the coding sequence GTTACCGGTGCATCAAAGGGTATTGGTAATGCTGTAGCAATTCGTTTAGCTGAAGAAAATATGAAACTAGTATTTAATTATAATTCTGACGAAGCTGGTGCTCAAAAAGCTGTCGATGAAATTAAAAAACAAGGCGGTGACGCTGTTGCTGTCCAAGCTAATGTTGCCAAAGAAGAAGATATTCAAAAGTTAGTTGATACTGCTGTCGAACATTTTGGTACTTTAGATTTATGGATTAATAATGCTGGTATGGAAAAGGAAGCCCCTACTCACAAGCTTTCATTGGATGACTGGAATAAAGTTATTAATGTTAATTTAACTGGTACTTTCTTGGGAACAAAAGCTGCTTTGAATTACTTCTTAGATAATGATAAGCAAGGAAACATTATCAACATGTCATCTGTTCATCAACAAATTTCATGGCCACATTTTGCTGATTATTCAGCATCAAAGGGTGGTAGTAAATTACTTACCGAAACAGTTGCTAAGGAATATGCTGATAAGAATATTCGTGTAAATGCAATTGCACCAGGTGCTATTAATACACCAATTAATGCTAAAAAATTTGCTGATCCTGAAACTTACCAAGAAACTGCTGACTTAGTTCCAATGAAACGTATTGGTAAACCAGGAGAAGTGGCTTCTGCTGCTGCTTGGCTAGCTTCAGACGAATCATCATATGTAACTGGTGATACAATTTTTGTTGATGGTGGTATGAAACTATATCCAGCATTTAACAATGGTCGTGGATAA
- a CDS encoding serine hydroxymethyltransferase, whose amino-acid sequence MTSYHNDTKIWEAINEEKQRQENVIELIASENIVSQEIMDAQGSILTNKYAVGYPNKRVYTGNEAINKIDNLAMKRAKELFKAEYANVYPHSGTQANQAAYAALLKPGDKILSMSEKAGGHFTHGQPTNFSGQLYDCYFYGVDPKTEFLDFNKINEIAKKVKPKLIVAGASAYSHIIDWTKFKKIADSVGAYLMIDMAHIAGLVAAGLHPNPMEVADIVTSTTHKTLRGPRGGLILAKKKFANKLDNAVFPLSQSGTLEHVVAAKAIAFKEAMQPEFKEYIKKVILNAQAMAKVFNKSKTIRVVSKTTENHEMTLDITKTGLTGNEGAELLYSVGIATNKELLPNEKGSVMEGIRIGTPTITSRNFNEYDSAEVAETIQQVLEEQDINTINKARQKVQKLTKKYKF is encoded by the coding sequence ATGACAAGTTATCACAATGACACTAAAATATGGGAAGCAATTAATGAGGAAAAACAACGTCAAGAAAACGTAATTGAATTAATTGCATCTGAAAACATTGTTTCGCAAGAAATCATGGATGCACAGGGATCGATTTTAACCAATAAATATGCAGTTGGTTATCCTAATAAGCGTGTATATACTGGAAATGAAGCAATTAATAAAATTGATAATTTGGCAATGAAGCGAGCAAAAGAATTATTTAAGGCTGAATATGCAAATGTATATCCACATTCAGGCACTCAAGCTAATCAAGCTGCTTATGCTGCTTTATTGAAACCTGGTGATAAAATTTTATCAATGAGCGAAAAAGCCGGTGGACATTTCACCCATGGTCAACCCACTAATTTTTCTGGTCAATTGTATGATTGTTATTTCTATGGAGTAGATCCAAAAACTGAGTTTTTAGATTTTAATAAAATAAATGAAATTGCTAAAAAAGTGAAACCTAAATTAATTGTTGCTGGTGCTTCAGCATATAGTCACATCATTGATTGGACTAAATTTAAAAAGATTGCTGATTCAGTTGGTGCCTATTTAATGATTGATATGGCACATATTGCTGGATTAGTAGCTGCAGGATTACATCCTAACCCAATGGAAGTGGCAGACATAGTTACTTCTACAACACACAAAACTTTAAGAGGTCCGCGTGGTGGACTAATTCTGGCTAAAAAGAAATTTGCTAATAAATTGGATAATGCTGTTTTTCCACTATCTCAAAGTGGAACTTTAGAACATGTCGTTGCTGCAAAAGCAATTGCATTTAAAGAAGCAATGCAACCAGAGTTTAAAGAATACATTAAAAAAGTTATTTTAAATGCACAAGCAATGGCTAAAGTCTTTAATAAATCTAAAACAATCCGTGTAGTTTCTAAAACTACTGAAAATCACGAAATGACTTTAGATATTACTAAAACTGGTCTAACTGGTAATGAAGGTGCTGAACTACTATACTCAGTTGGAATTGCTACTAATAAAGAATTATTGCCTAATGAAAAGGGTTCTGTTATGGAAGGAATCAGAATTGGTACTCCTACTATTACTAGTAGGAATTTTAATGAATATGATTCCGCTGAAGTTGCTGAAACTATACAACAAGTTTTAGAAGAACAAGACATTAATACAATTAATAAAGCTCGTCAAAAAGTACAAAAATTAACCAAAAAATATAAATTTTAA
- a CDS encoding NRAMP family divalent metal transporter translates to MLADTDAGCLLTAAQSGAQYGYAMILPQVILMPILYMAQEMTVRLGIVTKKGHGELIREYFGKKWAYLSAITLLISVIGALITEFIGIAGVGELFGIPKTITIPMAIILLAGIGLKGSYKRVEHIGLAVGLFELVFIIGLFFIHPNFNEMINGMKNVPLSDPNYIYLIAANVGAVIMPWMIFYQQSAVIDKNLKPEMIKVEKYDTAIGTVITQGIMIGYIILFATIVAAKNKYINFNLVIDLANALGSFSGIGIAKVIIGLSILGGSLVAALVVALAGTWGMTEVLNWKHSLNNKLRKNNLGFYSIYILVFIISGIMVLYMDNMVDITISIEILNALMTPIVLGFLLLLENKALPSQYKSKGFYKWIVITCCSFVMIFGIYMIGPSLKIW, encoded by the coding sequence ATGCTAGCAGATACTGATGCTGGATGTCTATTAACAGCTGCTCAATCAGGTGCCCAATATGGATATGCAATGATTTTACCACAAGTTATTTTAATGCCAATCTTATATATGGCACAAGAAATGACTGTCAGATTAGGTATTGTTACCAAAAAGGGGCATGGAGAACTAATCCGTGAATATTTTGGTAAAAAATGGGCTTATCTATCAGCAATAACACTTTTAATCTCGGTAATTGGAGCATTAATTACTGAATTTATTGGCATTGCTGGTGTTGGAGAACTGTTTGGCATCCCAAAAACAATCACAATTCCTATGGCAATTATTTTACTAGCAGGAATTGGATTAAAGGGCAGCTATAAAAGAGTTGAACATATTGGATTAGCCGTTGGCCTGTTTGAATTAGTTTTTATTATTGGATTATTTTTTATTCATCCCAACTTTAATGAAATGATAAACGGTATGAAAAACGTACCTCTATCAGATCCTAATTATATATACTTAATTGCAGCAAATGTGGGAGCTGTAATAATGCCCTGGATGATTTTTTATCAGCAAAGTGCAGTTATCGATAAGAACTTGAAACCTGAAATGATTAAAGTAGAAAAGTATGATACTGCAATTGGAACAGTTATCACACAGGGAATTATGATTGGATACATAATTTTATTTGCCACAATCGTAGCTGCTAAAAATAAATATATTAATTTTAACCTAGTCATTGATTTAGCAAACGCACTTGGTAGCTTCTCAGGAATTGGAATTGCTAAAGTAATTATTGGACTAAGTATTTTGGGTGGATCTTTAGTAGCTGCCCTAGTAGTAGCATTAGCTGGAACTTGGGGAATGACCGAAGTCTTAAATTGGAAACATAGCTTAAACAACAAATTAAGAAAAAACAATTTGGGATTTTACAGTATTTATATTCTGGTATTTATTATTAGTGGAATAATGGTTTTATATATGGACAATATGGTTGATATAACTATTTCCATTGAAATTTTAAATGCACTAATGACTCCAATTGTTTTGGGATTTTTATTATTATTAGAAAACAAAGCATTACCATCTCAATATAAAAGTAAAGGATTCTACAAATGGATAGTTATAACATGTTGCTCATTTGTTATGATTTTTGGTATTTATATGATTGGACCTTCTCTGAAAATTTGGTAA
- a CDS encoding GRP family sugar transporter, whose product MDWKIIIAILPAFLWGVGPLIGTKIGGRPIEQVMGTGYGQVIIGLIIYAFTRPAISFQEFLWPFLGGMAWSFAQFTQFSSFQKMNVSSAMPISTGLQLIEIPLCGVIFWGEWASGTAKLIGFLSIALLIIGVFFTSYVDKSVSRVKMDYKAGIPLLLIGSLGYTACSVFPRIPNASGIVGLLPQTIGMCLGAIVISFVINGKDSLNLMKSKFTIKNSIIGLLGGLGTLAYLTSLSLNGVATSFPLTQMNVVVSTLGGLLILKEHKNKKELAFTVAGLIMIVFAAIMIGRLS is encoded by the coding sequence ATGGATTGGAAAATTATAATTGCCATACTTCCTGCATTCCTTTGGGGAGTTGGTCCTTTAATTGGTACCAAAATAGGTGGTCGTCCTATTGAACAAGTAATGGGTACTGGTTATGGTCAAGTAATCATAGGATTAATAATCTATGCTTTTACTAGACCTGCAATTTCCTTTCAAGAATTTTTATGGCCATTTTTAGGTGGTATGGCTTGGTCATTTGCTCAATTCACTCAATTCAGTTCATTTCAAAAAATGAATGTTTCATCAGCAATGCCAATTTCTACTGGATTACAATTGATTGAAATTCCTCTATGTGGAGTTATTTTCTGGGGAGAATGGGCATCAGGTACTGCGAAGTTAATTGGATTTTTAAGTATTGCTTTGTTAATTATTGGTGTTTTCTTTACTAGTTATGTTGATAAATCTGTTTCTAGAGTTAAGATGGACTACAAAGCTGGTATTCCATTATTACTTATTGGATCTTTAGGTTACACTGCTTGTTCAGTTTTTCCTAGAATTCCTAATGCATCTGGAATTGTTGGCTTGTTACCACAAACAATTGGTATGTGTTTAGGTGCTATTGTTATTTCTTTTGTTATTAATGGAAAAGATTCACTTAATTTAATGAAATCTAAATTTACTATCAAAAATAGTATTATTGGTTTATTAGGTGGATTAGGTACATTGGCATACTTAACTTCATTAAGCTTAAATGGTGTTGCTACTTCATTCCCATTAACTCAAATGAATGTTGTGGTTTCAACATTAGGTGGTTTACTAATCCTAAAAGAACATAAAAATAAGAAAGAATTGGCATTTACTGTTGCTGGTTTAATTATGATTGTGTTTGCTGCAATTATGATTGGTAGACTTTCATAA